Proteins encoded within one genomic window of Methanocorpusculum vombati:
- a CDS encoding AEC family transporter, with protein MYWIVRGPWVVDYFIALNQILILFLLIGVGFFCRRVGILHETSVTSLSKFLLHICIPAMIIYSMQIPVTSELLQNSELLIVAAFGYYAVSLVVAWFAPILLRARHEEYGVFRFMLVFSNSMFMGFPVLSMIFGPEAIFYAAIFNIPFTILAYSLGIWLLTVHGGGEGRPVFQPKLLVNAAFFLTFVGLALFLTSTTIPDPINGSLELLASVTTPLSLVVTGGFLAQLDMSRIFGNVRQYFVAGIRLLVLPALVYVIFSPFIADPLILGVVVVTAGMPAATNTVMLASEHRVHPDIAAQGVFITTLMSVVTLPFLAMFLS; from the coding sequence ATGTACTGGATAGTACGGGGGCCGTGGGTTGTGGATTATTTTATTGCCTTAAACCAGATTTTAATTCTGTTTCTTCTTATCGGGGTGGGATTTTTCTGTAGGCGTGTGGGGATTTTGCATGAGACGTCGGTTACGTCGCTTTCGAAGTTTTTGCTGCATATCTGTATTCCGGCAATGATCATTTATTCGATGCAGATTCCGGTTACGTCGGAGTTGTTGCAGAATAGTGAGCTGCTGATTGTGGCGGCGTTTGGGTATTATGCGGTTTCGCTGGTTGTTGCGTGGTTTGCGCCGATTCTTTTGCGTGCGAGGCATGAGGAGTACGGGGTGTTCCGGTTTATGCTGGTGTTTTCGAATTCGATGTTTATGGGATTCCCGGTGTTGTCGATGATTTTCGGGCCGGAGGCGATTTTTTATGCGGCGATTTTTAATATTCCGTTTACGATTCTGGCGTATTCGCTGGGTATCTGGTTGTTGACGGTTCATGGGGGCGGGGAGGGGCGCCCGGTTTTTCAGCCGAAGTTGTTGGTGAATGCGGCGTTTTTTTTGACGTTTGTTGGTCTTGCGCTGTTTCTGACGTCAACGACGATTCCGGATCCGATTAACGGGTCTTTGGAGCTGCTGGCTAGTGTGACGACGCCGTTGTCGTTGGTGGTGACGGGAGGGTTCCTTGCGCAGCTGGATATGTCGAGGATTTTTGGGAATGTGCGGCAGTATTTTGTTGCGGGTATCCGGTTGCTGGTTCTGCCGGCTCTGGTGTATGTGATCTTTTCGCCGTTCATTGCAGATCCGCTGATTCTTGGGGTGGTGGTGGTGACGGCTGGTATGCCGGCGGCGACGAATACAGTGATGCTTGCGTCAGAGCATCGGGTGCATCCGGATATTGCGGCGCAGGGTGTGTTTATTACGACGCTGATGAGTGTGGTTACGCTGCCGTTTCTTGCGATGTTTTTGTCGTGA
- the iorA gene encoding indolepyruvate ferredoxin oxidoreductase subunit alpha, with amino-acid sequence MAEERKKQYLLGNDAIAHGCLEAGIDFVSGYPGTPSSEVVDTLRRVKDPWYYLEWSVNEKVAFENAIGACWCGLRAIVTMKHVGLNVAADPLMTSSYTGVKGGFVILSADDPFAHSSQNEQDSRMYAKFAQIPCLDPKDVQQAHDMITAAWDLSEKFSLPVLFRPTTRICHSKSDVALGEESPSPRKGEFVRDPKQYVVIPAHTRPLHAILTKKQPEVAKYLVEAGYNSAEIRGTRAVIAGGISVSYVEEILPEDISLIRIGAYPIDQNWLADVVAKHTEVLIVEELMPVIEEAARQTATTTTVHGKLDGYLPHEGEFSSALVAKALMKAGFLTENPFPTEPAQEVVAVRPPILCPGCLHRSVFYAMKKVFRDGVFPSDIGCYTLGLQMGAVDTTICMGASITVGSGISHACPETPVVSTIGDSTFLHTGVNGLINAVYNNANQTIIILDNRITAMTGHQPNPNTGVTATGVPSPKISLEELARACGVSFVESVDPYDLTDLLETLKAAKEKPGVKVIIAKQPCVIMNKRNGVKRSRYVVDADRCVKCGACIRYGCPALEICEDGTSVTTALCTGCGVCADICPAGAIHRGGAKQ; translated from the coding sequence ATGGCAGAAGAGAGAAAAAAACAATATCTCCTGGGAAATGATGCAATCGCTCACGGCTGTCTGGAAGCCGGAATAGACTTTGTATCCGGATACCCGGGAACCCCGTCATCCGAAGTTGTTGACACACTTCGCCGCGTCAAAGACCCCTGGTACTATCTTGAATGGTCTGTCAACGAAAAAGTTGCATTTGAAAATGCGATCGGCGCATGCTGGTGCGGACTGCGCGCAATCGTAACAATGAAACATGTCGGCCTCAACGTCGCCGCAGACCCGCTGATGACCTCCTCCTATACCGGAGTGAAAGGCGGATTTGTCATTCTTTCCGCAGACGATCCCTTTGCCCACAGCTCCCAGAACGAACAGGACTCGCGGATGTATGCAAAGTTTGCCCAGATTCCCTGTCTTGACCCAAAAGATGTCCAGCAGGCCCATGATATGATAACTGCCGCCTGGGATCTATCAGAGAAGTTTTCCCTTCCGGTACTCTTCCGGCCGACAACCCGCATTTGTCACTCGAAGAGTGATGTGGCACTCGGCGAGGAGTCACCCTCGCCGAGGAAAGGCGAGTTTGTCCGCGACCCGAAACAGTATGTGGTCATCCCTGCCCACACCCGCCCGCTTCATGCAATCCTGACAAAGAAGCAGCCGGAGGTTGCGAAGTATCTGGTTGAGGCAGGATACAACTCCGCAGAGATCCGGGGAACGCGGGCGGTGATCGCCGGAGGAATTTCCGTTTCCTATGTGGAAGAGATTCTGCCGGAGGACATCTCCCTGATCCGAATCGGTGCGTATCCGATCGATCAGAACTGGCTTGCGGATGTCGTGGCAAAACACACGGAAGTCCTGATCGTTGAGGAACTTATGCCGGTGATCGAGGAAGCGGCTCGTCAGACCGCAACCACGACCACAGTTCACGGAAAACTCGACGGATACCTGCCGCACGAAGGTGAGTTCTCCTCGGCTCTTGTTGCAAAGGCCCTGATGAAGGCAGGATTCCTTACAGAGAATCCCTTCCCTACCGAACCGGCGCAGGAAGTCGTTGCAGTGAGACCGCCGATCCTCTGTCCGGGATGTCTGCACCGGTCGGTGTTTTATGCGATGAAGAAGGTGTTCCGCGACGGTGTGTTCCCGAGTGATATCGGCTGTTACACGCTTGGACTGCAGATGGGCGCGGTTGACACGACCATCTGTATGGGGGCGTCGATCACGGTCGGGTCGGGTATTTCCCATGCCTGTCCGGAGACGCCAGTGGTCTCGACAATCGGTGACTCAACGTTCCTGCATACCGGAGTGAACGGTCTGATCAATGCGGTGTACAATAATGCGAACCAGACGATTATCATTCTGGACAACCGCATTACGGCGATGACGGGACACCAGCCGAACCCGAACACGGGTGTGACGGCAACCGGTGTTCCTTCTCCGAAGATTTCTCTGGAGGAGCTTGCACGTGCCTGCGGTGTTTCGTTTGTGGAATCGGTGGATCCGTATGATTTAACGGATCTTCTGGAGACACTGAAGGCGGCAAAGGAGAAACCGGGCGTGAAGGTTATCATTGCGAAGCAGCCGTGCGTGATTATGAACAAACGGAACGGCGTGAAGCGAAGCCGATATGTGGTGGATGCGGATCGTTGTGTGAAGTGCGGGGCGTGTATCCGGTACGGTTGTCCGGCTCTGGAGATCTGTGAGGATGGTACGTCGGTGACTACTGCACTCTGTACGGGATGCGGCGTGTGTGCGGATATCTGTCCTGCGGGTGCGATTCACCGCGGAGGTGCGAAGCAATGA
- a CDS encoding indolepyruvate oxidoreductase subunit beta codes for MKKSYDVLIVGIGGQGTILASNVLGDACVIEGRHVRGAETHGMSQRGGSVETHIRIDGKFGSLIAPGSADLLIAFDVLEALRYRHFLKEDGVMVVNREMVVPTSVFSAKLPVPQMDDVVSELRSGKATVILVDATEIAAKAGSPLAANIVLLGVASHQLPLSVSSLAEAVRRNVPQKTVALNEQAFAMGREVRS; via the coding sequence ATGAAGAAGAGTTATGATGTGCTGATTGTGGGTATCGGTGGTCAGGGCACGATTCTTGCTTCGAATGTTTTGGGTGATGCCTGTGTGATTGAGGGGCGGCATGTCCGCGGTGCGGAAACGCACGGGATGTCACAGCGCGGCGGGTCGGTGGAGACACACATCCGTATTGATGGGAAGTTTGGTTCGCTGATTGCTCCGGGTTCTGCGGATCTTCTGATTGCGTTTGATGTGCTTGAAGCTCTTCGGTACCGGCATTTCCTGAAGGAGGATGGGGTGATGGTGGTGAACCGTGAGATGGTTGTGCCGACGTCGGTGTTTTCGGCGAAGCTTCCGGTGCCGCAGATGGATGATGTTGTATCCGAGCTGAGGTCCGGTAAGGCAACGGTGATTTTGGTGGATGCAACGGAGATTGCGGCAAAGGCAGGCAGTCCTCTTGCGGCAAATATTGTGCTGCTTGGTGTTGCGTCGCATCAGCTTCCGTTGTCGGTTTCGTCTCTTGCAGAGGCAGTGCGGCGGAATGTTCCGCAGAAGACGGTTGCGCTGAATGAGCAGGCGTTTGCAATGGGCCGTGAGGTCCGTTCCTGA